One stretch of Prosthecobacter debontii DNA includes these proteins:
- a CDS encoding replication-relaxation family protein has protein sequence MRIPRLRKPRFTRSPSDTIRLTGRDIHILDLADRYRVVRSSHLAPLIGGSHQHFIRRVGKLFHAGYLLRPKSQLLLDGQRNAPMAFAITSTGQNALRDNGLPTFATPPRFRSAGVALSLSHSLRVSEIVSSFERCAALEGLRFLPHHEWSGILSRDFSPRRRHLRWRIRFVLDGESAQYGLMPDAGFSIQLPGGLESFFLLEADRGTMPISRRDPNLSSFRKKVIAYKATRQIGVLWRRYQIPGFRVLVVADSAKRLASIRRATAACFQRGDTTMFLFSTATEVAADPFGTWISCAGRKVPLLPGVRPCSW, from the coding sequence GTGCGAATACCGAGGCTGAGGAAGCCACGGTTCACACGCTCCCCTTCTGACACCATTCGGCTTACCGGACGGGATATTCACATTCTTGACTTGGCAGACCGCTACCGGGTCGTCCGCTCCAGTCATCTCGCCCCGCTCATTGGCGGGAGCCACCAGCACTTTATACGCAGGGTGGGGAAGCTGTTCCATGCTGGTTACCTACTGCGCCCCAAGTCGCAGCTCTTACTGGATGGACAGCGCAACGCCCCGATGGCGTTTGCCATCACTTCCACCGGCCAGAACGCCCTACGCGACAACGGGCTTCCAACCTTCGCGACGCCCCCGCGATTCCGCTCCGCTGGAGTCGCGCTGAGCCTTTCACACTCTCTGAGAGTCAGCGAAATCGTCTCTTCATTTGAGCGATGCGCCGCTCTTGAAGGCTTGAGGTTTCTTCCGCATCACGAGTGGTCAGGCATTCTGTCGCGGGATTTTTCGCCTAGAAGACGCCATCTTCGCTGGCGGATCAGGTTCGTTCTCGATGGTGAGTCTGCTCAATACGGCCTGATGCCCGACGCTGGCTTCTCAATCCAATTGCCGGGCGGCCTGGAGTCATTCTTTCTTCTGGAAGCTGACAGGGGCACGATGCCTATTTCCCGACGCGATCCAAACCTGTCCTCCTTTCGGAAGAAGGTGATCGCCTACAAGGCGACGAGGCAAATTGGAGTCCTCTGGAGGCGCTACCAGATTCCGGGGTTCCGGGTGCTGGTTGTCGCCGACTCCGCGAAGCGCCTTGCATCGATCCGAAGGGCGACAGCCGCCTGTTTCCAACGCGGAGATACGACCATGTTTCTCTTCTCCACCGCGACCGAAGTAGCCGCCGATCCGTTTGGCACCTGGATTTCATGCGCTGGCCGGAAGGTTCCCCTGCTACCGGGAGTGCGCCCCTGTTCATGGTAA
- a CDS encoding CHC2 zinc finger domain-containing protein: MSTATMPRGDFVDFKEVKSRITITQILERYDLIRTLKRSGDRLSGPCPIHRGTNPTQFRVSVSKNCWNCFGNCGRGGNIIDFVSLREGLPFREAALLLQEWFMPDKAGSTLAESSVVHSRRSHAPSPPLPEGASGQQDASEDDEAGENPPLSFELKTLKADHPYLGERGLTGATVQSYGLGLCGRGCLRGYIAIPVKNRDGKLVAYIGRWPGTPPEDKPKYKLPKGFKKRLELFNIDRAVQVPDEQPLLVVEGVFDCLRLVQLGYPRTVALLGSSLSARQEILIRDAVGEGGQVCLMLDADEAGRHGASDAASRLSRSCSVRALDIGEYRHQPEQLEKVEIEALLRTR, encoded by the coding sequence ATGAGCACCGCAACAATGCCTCGCGGTGACTTCGTGGACTTCAAAGAAGTGAAGTCGCGAATCACCATCACACAAATACTGGAGCGCTACGACTTGATCCGCACCCTGAAAAGGAGCGGTGACAGGCTCTCCGGCCCATGCCCTATCCATAGGGGAACCAACCCCACGCAGTTCCGCGTTTCCGTCAGCAAAAACTGCTGGAACTGCTTCGGCAACTGCGGTCGAGGTGGAAACATCATCGACTTTGTTTCCTTGCGGGAGGGGCTTCCTTTCCGTGAGGCGGCGCTCTTGCTTCAGGAATGGTTCATGCCCGACAAGGCCGGCTCCACGCTTGCCGAGTCATCTGTCGTGCATTCCCGTCGTTCCCACGCGCCCTCTCCCCCACTGCCAGAAGGTGCCTCGGGGCAGCAGGACGCGAGCGAAGACGACGAAGCGGGCGAGAACCCGCCTCTCTCGTTTGAACTCAAAACCCTGAAGGCAGACCACCCTTACCTTGGGGAACGCGGCCTGACCGGGGCGACGGTCCAAAGCTACGGCCTCGGCCTCTGCGGGAGAGGTTGCCTGCGAGGATACATCGCGATTCCCGTCAAAAATCGTGACGGCAAACTTGTCGCGTACATCGGACGCTGGCCGGGAACGCCTCCGGAGGACAAGCCAAAATACAAGCTCCCTAAGGGCTTCAAGAAGCGGCTCGAACTCTTCAACATTGATCGTGCCGTCCAAGTCCCAGATGAGCAGCCGTTGCTGGTTGTCGAGGGCGTATTCGACTGCCTGCGGTTGGTTCAGCTTGGCTACCCGCGAACCGTGGCGCTCCTCGGATCGTCACTGTCAGCAAGGCAGGAGATTCTGATTCGTGATGCCGTAGGCGAAGGCGGTCAGGTGTGCCTCATGCTCGACGCTGATGAAGCAGGGCGACACGGGGCGTCTGACGCGGCGAGCCGACTATCCCGGTCCTGCTCCGTGCGGGCCTTGGACATCGGAGAGTACCGGCACCAGCCGGAGCAGTTGGAGAAAGTCGAAATCGAAGCACTGCTTCGCACCCGCTGA
- a CDS encoding SAVED domain-containing protein, whose amino-acid sequence MMTEKQIRKPPCEPVSSARNYSAKTLKILWGRSAGRCAVPECRAELIVDATSYDPIVVIGDIAHIAASSDIGPRSNAALTAKERDSYDNLILLCKNCHARFDGQKVTNTVEAIKKLRAEHEAWVRASLPERGRSATPWRVLLVQGDYPIDATHAETALSPDHPKGPPTVLTAPSSQPWGKLYKSIEKTVRRFLSKGDSFESRFAVFPLAPVSVCILVGYLLTNRPRVRLFQHHRTRGQWSWPKDKRGSGDFVISGMPKKSTLKKGEVAICFNLSARIRSAQLPIDKKLLLGLIDIAVSEPSVHWLQSSDQLEKLGAAVANLFGAIQSYYPEASRWHLFFAGPAPAAIKVGQQLNPTMTPLVQLYEFRQAGGSAYTASLLLGEHCK is encoded by the coding sequence ATGATGACAGAAAAACAGATTCGGAAGCCTCCTTGCGAACCTGTTTCGTCCGCTCGTAATTACAGCGCAAAGACACTCAAGATTCTGTGGGGGCGTTCTGCTGGGCGCTGCGCGGTGCCCGAATGTCGGGCTGAATTGATCGTGGATGCTACCAGCTATGACCCAATCGTGGTCATTGGAGATATTGCACACATCGCCGCATCGAGTGATATCGGGCCACGTTCTAACGCAGCCTTGACGGCTAAAGAGAGAGATAGCTACGATAATCTGATTCTTCTTTGCAAAAATTGCCACGCTCGTTTTGACGGCCAAAAAGTAACGAACACGGTCGAGGCCATCAAAAAGCTTCGCGCTGAGCATGAGGCATGGGTTCGGGCATCTTTGCCTGAACGTGGGCGCAGTGCAACGCCCTGGCGCGTCCTCCTGGTGCAGGGTGACTATCCTATTGATGCGACACACGCCGAGACTGCGCTCTCGCCTGATCATCCAAAAGGTCCCCCAACGGTTCTAACCGCACCATCAAGTCAGCCGTGGGGAAAACTTTACAAATCTATAGAAAAGACCGTTCGCAGATTCCTATCAAAAGGAGACTCTTTTGAGAGTCGGTTCGCAGTCTTTCCTCTTGCGCCTGTGTCAGTATGCATACTCGTCGGTTACCTTCTGACCAACCGCCCAAGAGTCCGATTGTTCCAACACCATCGAACGCGTGGGCAGTGGAGTTGGCCAAAAGACAAGCGGGGATCGGGGGATTTTGTGATCAGCGGCATGCCGAAAAAGAGCACCCTCAAGAAAGGCGAAGTAGCAATATGTTTCAATCTAAGTGCTCGAATTCGATCTGCTCAGCTGCCTATCGATAAGAAACTGCTTCTTGGTTTAATAGATATCGCCGTTTCAGAACCGAGCGTGCATTGGCTTCAATCTTCCGATCAGCTTGAAAAGCTGGGCGCTGCTGTGGCGAATTTGTTTGGGGCGATTCAAAGTTATTATCCTGAAGCCTCACGATGGCATCTCTTCTTTGCTGGTCCAGCTCCAGCCGCGATCAAGGTTGGTCAACAATTGAACCCAACAATGACCCCGCTTGTTCAGTTATATGAATTCCGTCAGGCAGGCGGTTCGGCATATACAGCCAGCTTGCTTTTGGGAGAACATTGCAAATGA
- a CDS encoding nucleotidyltransferase domain-containing protein yields the protein MSNHAYLKQLLAEQDLRPEEVETLQRCGRAIQRAVARLDGNPRFYYAGSFGKQTIIRENFDLDIVAYWPDDCGYTLKGIFDAVGKVLQNEWKSARSKGVAWTISFKGGFHIDVVPGRALDKTFREANLYRNDKDSSMKTSIKVHIETVKKSGRRDAIRLMKLWRTRNNVPVKKSLILELLTIRALEGTTSPDLEHQLLTVFSHLRENIEVCRIVDPANSNNVVSDELTARDRSAIRTAASAAIAAGRWSEVF from the coding sequence ATGAGCAACCACGCTTACCTAAAACAACTGCTCGCCGAGCAAGATTTGAGGCCTGAAGAAGTTGAGACACTTCAACGTTGCGGAAGGGCTATTCAGAGGGCTGTTGCTCGCTTGGATGGCAACCCTCGTTTTTACTACGCTGGTTCATTTGGGAAGCAGACAATTATCAGAGAGAATTTTGATTTAGATATTGTCGCGTATTGGCCTGACGACTGTGGCTATACGCTAAAGGGCATCTTCGATGCGGTCGGAAAAGTATTGCAAAATGAGTGGAAATCTGCCCGCTCTAAAGGGGTTGCCTGGACAATCTCGTTTAAGGGAGGCTTCCACATTGATGTTGTTCCGGGCCGGGCGTTGGACAAGACATTTAGGGAGGCAAATCTTTATCGAAACGACAAAGACTCCTCAATGAAAACTAGCATCAAGGTCCACATCGAAACAGTGAAGAAAAGCGGCCGAAGAGATGCCATCCGCCTCATGAAACTCTGGAGAACTCGGAATAATGTGCCCGTTAAAAAGTCGCTGATCCTGGAGCTGCTGACGATCAGGGCATTGGAGGGGACAACATCGCCCGACCTGGAGCATCAACTGTTGACAGTTTTTTCTCATTTGCGTGAGAATATTGAAGTGTGTCGAATTGTGGACCCGGCCAACTCAAACAACGTCGTATCGGATGAACTCACTGCGCGGGATCGGAGCGCTATTAGGACAGCGGCGTCAGCGGCGATTGCCGCAGGTCGTTGGAGCGAAGTATTTTAG
- a CDS encoding type IV secretory system conjugative DNA transfer family protein has translation MTSIYLGQRFGYAGINSPFRFRTRDFLRHVYVLGKTGMGKSTLLQLFIHGLIENGDGVAILDPHGDLATWALNAVPASRLDDVVLIDLCDPDFAPALNLVSCAIPESSRPRVASALVSAFRHIWADSWGPRLEYILYHAVRVLLDCENVSLVALPRLLTDDAFRASAVRQCRDPFVRSFWSTEYDAWDRRFRTEAIAPIQNKLGQLVAIPSVRQVLGQVRLRVNFADVLQGGRILIVNLAKGGLGDDASRLLGALITSVLSATAMERASLSQDERREFVLVLDEAQSFLSDTLASILSESRKFGLGLVLAHQYLAQLPPSVQAATLGNTGTTFAFRVSGEDADKLATNFGTFAPTQFIELPPFTALVRPIDGAGYPFRLKIEPIIVDESKYTRIIRNRSRQQFCTSRSTVEAKLNRWASVL, from the coding sequence ATGACCTCCATCTACCTCGGCCAGCGATTTGGTTACGCTGGCATCAACTCACCTTTTCGCTTCCGAACTCGGGACTTCCTTCGGCATGTCTATGTCCTGGGCAAGACGGGGATGGGCAAATCAACCCTGCTCCAGCTTTTCATTCATGGTCTCATCGAAAACGGCGACGGCGTGGCAATCCTCGATCCACACGGCGATTTGGCGACGTGGGCGCTTAACGCCGTCCCCGCCTCCCGCCTCGACGATGTGGTTCTGATTGATCTATGCGACCCGGACTTCGCCCCAGCCCTCAATCTCGTCTCCTGCGCCATCCCAGAGTCTTCCAGACCCCGCGTTGCCTCGGCGCTGGTGTCAGCGTTCCGGCATATCTGGGCCGATAGCTGGGGGCCTCGCCTCGAATATATTCTCTACCACGCTGTTCGCGTCTTGCTGGATTGCGAGAATGTGAGTCTCGTTGCTCTCCCGCGCCTGCTAACCGACGATGCGTTTCGAGCCTCTGCCGTGCGGCAGTGCCGCGACCCCTTTGTCCGCTCGTTTTGGAGCACTGAGTATGACGCTTGGGATAGACGTTTTCGCACGGAAGCGATTGCCCCCATTCAGAACAAGCTCGGTCAACTTGTCGCGATTCCGAGCGTGCGCCAGGTGCTCGGGCAGGTACGCCTCCGGGTGAATTTTGCAGATGTCCTGCAAGGCGGCCGCATTTTGATCGTCAATCTCGCCAAGGGCGGACTTGGCGACGATGCGTCTCGCTTGCTTGGAGCATTGATCACCTCAGTTCTGAGCGCCACGGCAATGGAGCGCGCTTCGCTTTCTCAGGATGAGCGGCGAGAGTTCGTTCTTGTCCTGGATGAGGCGCAGTCATTCCTCTCGGACACGCTTGCGTCGATTCTCTCCGAGTCCCGCAAATTTGGCCTCGGCCTCGTGCTAGCGCACCAGTATCTCGCGCAGCTTCCACCTTCAGTCCAAGCGGCAACTCTTGGCAACACCGGCACCACTTTCGCCTTCCGAGTATCTGGCGAAGATGCCGACAAGCTCGCAACCAACTTCGGCACATTCGCGCCGACACAGTTTATTGAGCTGCCGCCCTTTACCGCCTTGGTCCGTCCAATTGATGGAGCTGGCTACCCGTTTCGCCTGAAGATCGAACCGATCATTGTTGATGAGTCGAAATACACAAGAATAATTCGCAACCGCTCAAGGCAGCAATTTTGCACCTCGCGATCAACGGTTGAGGCGAAGCTTAACCGGTGGGCTAGCGTGCTTTGA
- a CDS encoding HIT family protein: MKDCIFCQITRGEAHAHTVWEDPDHIAFLSIYPNTPGATVVIPRLHYPSYAFELADSVLAKLTVAAKQVALLLDHKLPGVARTGLIFEGYGVDHVHAKLFPMHGTGSSSSFRQINSNVDKFFTAYEGYLSSHDWKRADDRELARIAQLIRE, encoded by the coding sequence ATGAAGGATTGCATCTTCTGCCAAATTACTCGTGGTGAAGCTCACGCCCACACCGTCTGGGAAGATCCAGACCACATCGCCTTCTTGTCCATCTACCCAAATACTCCGGGTGCTACCGTGGTTATTCCGCGCCTGCACTACCCGAGTTACGCATTTGAGCTAGCTGATTCTGTTCTCGCAAAACTCACAGTTGCGGCGAAACAGGTTGCTCTTTTGCTGGATCACAAACTGCCAGGAGTGGCTAGAACTGGATTGATATTCGAGGGGTATGGCGTGGATCACGTTCACGCAAAACTCTTTCCGATGCACGGCACCGGGAGCAGCAGCTCGTTTCGACAGATCAACTCGAACGTGGATAAGTTCTTCACGGCTTACGAGGGCTATCTTTCCTCCCACGACTGGAAGCGAGCTGATGATCGGGAGCTTGCCCGCATCGCTCAGTTAATCCGAGAATGA
- a CDS encoding tyrosine-type recombinase/integrase — MYLTKRRPHLRGFGPVESAFVREGEDNETLISSYLEWKRSYAPRASQTYAIWVRRFQEQIDKAPEDIVVGDWVAYARSLEGRFAPKSVEYALNIAHNYLRFWQEQGRLRRMPLYLARVGRAMACSHRAIEEQEYRRMVNALQTEGEKSLRDLAVVMLLHDTGMRVGELVQLEIDQIEEDASATIRTEKTVQRRRVFWNRGTDEVLHRLIVARINSHAPTDWLLVEKSGNGEQPLTTRTVQRIIQRASKLAGIDGHVSPHSFRHAFIHRLAKLGTPDAIIAQLVGHSTPYTIAHYTKLSRPEFSDFARRQFATADELALAA, encoded by the coding sequence ATGTATCTGACGAAGCGTCGGCCCCACCTGCGAGGGTTTGGGCCGGTTGAAAGCGCCTTCGTTCGTGAAGGCGAAGACAACGAAACCCTTATCAGTTCATACCTGGAGTGGAAGCGCAGCTACGCGCCTCGCGCGTCGCAAACATACGCGATCTGGGTACGCCGGTTCCAGGAACAGATAGACAAAGCGCCCGAGGACATCGTGGTTGGCGATTGGGTCGCCTACGCTCGAAGCCTTGAGGGGCGCTTTGCTCCGAAGTCAGTGGAGTATGCGTTGAACATTGCCCACAACTACCTGCGCTTTTGGCAAGAGCAGGGAAGGCTTCGGAGGATGCCATTGTACCTCGCCCGTGTGGGCAGGGCGATGGCCTGCTCGCACCGGGCAATCGAGGAGCAGGAGTATCGCCGGATGGTGAACGCTCTTCAGACGGAGGGCGAAAAGTCCCTCCGTGATCTGGCTGTCGTGATGCTGCTTCACGACACCGGGATGCGGGTCGGCGAACTCGTGCAGCTTGAGATCGACCAGATTGAAGAGGATGCGTCCGCGACGATTCGGACCGAGAAGACGGTTCAGAGGCGACGCGTTTTCTGGAATCGCGGGACAGACGAGGTTCTGCACCGGCTCATTGTCGCGCGGATCAACTCGCACGCACCGACTGACTGGCTGCTCGTGGAAAAGTCCGGCAACGGTGAGCAGCCGCTCACGACGCGCACGGTGCAGCGGATCATCCAGCGAGCCAGCAAGCTCGCCGGGATCGATGGGCATGTTTCCCCGCATTCGTTTCGCCACGCCTTCATCCACCGGCTGGCGAAGCTAGGGACGCCCGATGCGATCATCGCGCAGCTCGTGGGACACAGCACGCCCTACACCATCGCGCACTACACCAAGCTGTCCCGCCCGGAGTTTTCAGACTTCGCGCGGCGGCAATTCGCGACGGCTGATGAGCTGGCGCTGGCGGCTTGA